Proteins from a single region of Sebastes umbrosus isolate fSebUmb1 chromosome 8, fSebUmb1.pri, whole genome shotgun sequence:
- the LOC119492855 gene encoding ubiquitin-associated protein 2-like isoform X1 has protein sequence MMTSVASNQARGTRDKTMPTTTQTTQPQKQIQATAEQIRLAQMIYDKNDADFEDKVKQLIEVTGKTQDECVVALHDCNEDVNRAINFLLESTSDTNSWETVGKKRSLGKEGGPSEIKESREKKGGEREASRGRGASNRRGRGISRGREGRLEENGFEVAPGERGGDRGRRGRGRGAGVRGRGRAADGNRFSTQGMGTFNPADYSANARARQEAWDGNEPAEGTGNPEDWASEDWNEDLSETKVFTASSPQANHITPGSNVDLASLLPKTGVAVGGSMDSDLGAIVDGPSAEDLGQSLVFTNSHHNGRTATHSYAHATANSYAHAASASTTYAHAALSSVLGSGFGSLNAPKPTPASDIRTSEQLNGPRLGQRASQTLATASNINVSKDAGPPPMQNPVAASYPSLEIKAQRVENGPVAAQHLEMKLQPEPSAVLSQLAQRHLQSSILPITDPLGLSHAPQVPTPPGHESSVPPVRDGASPGVKLPGMEPSVTDPPQRQLKTQRRRVPPPSKIPSSAVEMPGSADIPGLNVQFGALDFGSEAGSGTGDMAQTESAREQAPAHGPAHVPMPVPTAVPTQQPQSSLFSKPGSVSEHMSSLPTLPLAVSDPSFPSPSLGLPSATPSPSMGLPSAAAPPSSTAPTAASRVESSGPRSLPPHLGYSQSKDVPSAATLTNGYSGMKTQSTQDTTSSSRTVITESPVMTSDGGHHIPSPAVTPSHSTSISSLSSHVTSTHSSGSALATSSSLTISNEDSSSGNLHAYSLSSSSQAVNSSPSAPLAVSSSISNGLHQSGAPGLTPNGTNATLLAAGNRTAPLLNTTSGKAPPNLAQGVPPLLANQYIMGPGGLLPAYPQIYGYEDLQMLQSRLPMDYYGVTFPGTAAAMPGRESLANNPYTGEATKFGRNDSSSPAPPTSLSTAGVQSQPQQAQQAGNQGQGQGQGQQTQNQAFLNPPLPPGYGYTGLPYYAGMPGVPSAFQYGPTVFVPPASAKQPAMGLANPSNQYHQQHQPNYGQHAYGAAFDDLSQAHGGEYSKGGYGGSAQSQAKSAGSGPGKDDSTVKSVLEEAPGLSGSGTGGGVPDMGGSIYSKTQSFDKQGFHTGTPPPFSLPSALGGTGPLNPGGAPGYAPAPFLHILPPHQQPHSQLLHHHLTQDGQGGPGQRSQSSSMQQKNQGNKSSYGTSPYWAN, from the exons atgatgacTTCAGTGGCCAGCAATCAAGCCCGGGGGACTCGGGATAAAACGATGCCTACcaccacacaaacaacacagccACAGAAACAGATACAG GCAACAGCAGAACAGATTCGTTTAGCCCAAATGATCTACGACAAAAATGATGCTGACTTTGAAGACAAGGTCAAACAG CTGATTGAGGTCACTGGGAAGACTCAAGATGAGTGCGTGGTAGCCCTCCATGACTGCAACGAAGATGTAAACAGAGCCATCAATTTTCTGCTGGAGAGCACTTCTGACACA AACTCCTGGGAGACTGTAGGGAAGAAGCGTAGCCTTGGGAAAGAAGGAGGACCCTCAGAGATAAAGGAAAGCAGGGAGAAGAAAGGAGGGGAAAGGGAGGCCAGTCGCGGACGTGGGGCATCCAACAGGAGGGGCAGAGGCATCAGCAGAGGGCGTGAAg GTCGGTTAGAGGAGAATGGGTTTGAGGTGGCtcctggagagagagggggagaccGTGGACGCAGAGGGCGGGGCAGAG ggGCAGGGGTTCGCGGTAGAGGAAGAGCAGCTGATGGCAACAGGTTCTCCACCCAGGGAATGGG CACCTTCAATCCTGCTGACTACTCAGCTAATGCTCGAGCTCGCCAGGAGGCATGGGATGGCAATGAACCTGCTGAGGGAACTG GCAATCCGGAAGACTGGGCATCAGAGGACTGGAATGAGGAT TTGTCTGAGACCAAAGTATTCACTGCCTCTTCTCCTCAAGCAAACCACATAACACCTGGATCCAA TGTTGACCTGGCTAGCTTACTGCCTAAGACTGGAGTCGCTGTAGGGGGTTCTATGGACTCTGACTTGGGGGCGATAGTCGATGGCCCCTCAGCCGAGGATTTGGGCCAAAGCCTGGTGTTTACCAATTCCCACCACAATGGACGCACTGCTACACACAGCTACGCACATGCCACAGCCAACAGCTACGCCCATGCCGCCTCTGCTAGTACCACCTACGCACATGCTGCACTG TCCTCAGTCCTGGGTTCTGGTTTTGGGTCCCTGAATGCACCTAAGCCGACACCTGCCTCTGACATTAGGACATCGGAGCAGCTCAATGGGCCTCGGCTTGGTCAGAGAGCAAGTCAGACGTTGGCCACCGCCAGCAACATTAATGTTTCCAAAGATGCAGGGCCACCTCCGATGCAGAACCCTGTTGCTGCCTCCTATCCCTCTTTAGAAATCAAGGCTCAGCGAGTGGAGAACGGCCCTGTTGCTGCCCAACACT TGGAGATGAAGCTTCAACCAGAGCCATCAGCGGTGCTCAGCCAGCTGGCTCAGAGGCATCTACAGTCCTCCATACTTCCCATCACTGATCCTCTGGGCCTGTCACATGCTCCACAGGTCCCCACACCGCCAG GTCATGAGTCCTCCGTCCCTCCTGTAAGAGATGGAGCTTCTCCAGGAGTGAAGTTGCCAGGCATGGAGCCTTCCGTCACAGATCCCCCTCAGCGGCAGCTAAAGACACAGAGACGTAGAGTACCTCCTCCCTCAAAG ATCCCGTCGTCAGCAGTGGAGATGCCGGGCTCAGCAGATATACCTGGCCTGAATGTTCAGTTTGGGGCTCTTGACTTTGGGTCTGAGGCTGGTAGTGGAACGGGAGACATGGCACAGACGGAGTCGGCCAGGGAACAAGCCCCAGCTCATGGCCCTGCTCATGTACCCATGCCTGTCCCTACTGCTGTTCCCACACAGCAGCCACAGAGCAGCCTGTTCTCCAAGCCAGGATCTGTGAG TGAACACATGAGCAGCTTACCCACCTTGCCCTTAGCCGTATCAGATCCCAGCTTCCCCTCACCATCCTTGGGCTTACCCAGCGCCACACCCTCCCCCTCCATGGGTCTTCCCAGTGCAGCCGCTCCACCCTCCTCTACAGCCCCTACCGCAGCCAGCCGTGTGGAGAGCAGTGGTCCAAGGTCCCTGCCACCTCATCTGGGCTACTCTCAGAGTAAAGATGTCCCCTCAGCTGCTACTCTCACA AATGGCTACAGTGGCATGAAGACACAGAGCACACAGGACA CTACATCATCGTCTAGAACAGTGATAACTGAGTCTCCAGTTATGACGAGTGATGGTGGCCACCACATCCCCTCCCCTGCCGTTACACCTTCCCACTCAACATCCATCTCTTCGCTCAGCAG TCACGTGACCAGTACTCACTCATCTGGATCGGCCCTCGCCACAAGCTCCTCCCTCACt ATAAGTAATGAGGACAGCAGTAGCGGCAACCTCCATGCCTATTCGTTGTCGTCATCCAGCCAAGCTGTCAATTCCAGTCCTTCAGCTCCCCTGGCTGTCAGTAGCTCAATCTCCAATGGTCTGCACCAATCTGGAGCACCGGGATTAACTCCTAATGGCACAAATGCCACACTGTTAGCTGCAGGCAACCGCACAGCACCCCTGCTCAACACCACCTCTG GTAAAGCTCCTCCCAACTTGGCCCAAGGTGTGCCACCTCTCCTGGCCAACCAGTACATCATGGGCCCTGGTGGCTTGCTACCTGCTTACCCG caGATCTATGGATACGAGGACTTGCAAATGCTGCAGTCTCGCCTTCCTATG GATTATTATGGTGTAACATTCCCTGGTACTGCGGCTGCTATGCCTGGAAGAGAGAGCCTGGCCAATAATCCATATACTG GTGAAGCGACAAAGTTTGGCAGGAATGATTCATCATCTCCAGCTCCCCCAACGAGCCTGTCTACAGCCGGGGTGCAATCACAGCCCCAGCAGGCTCAGCAGGCAGGAAACCAGGGTCAAGGCCAGGGGCAGGGTCAGCAAACACAGAACCAGGCGTTCCTCAATCCCCCTCTGCCCCCTGGCTACGGATACACTG GTCTGCCGTACTATGCTGGTATGCCGGGGGTTCCCTCAGCCTTCCAGTATGGCCCCACCGTCTTTGTGCCTCCTGCTTCGGCCAAGCAACCTGCAATGGGCCTGGCCAACCCCTCCAATCAGTATCACCAACAGCATCAGCCCAATTACGGACAGCATGCATATGGCGCAG ccTTTGATGACCTGTCTCAAGCCCACGGTGGGGAGTACAGTAAGGGAGGGTACGGAGGCTCTGCCCAGTCACAGGCCAAGTCAGCGGGCAGCGGCCCTGGGAAAG ATGATTCTACAGTCAAGAGTGTTCTGGAGGAAG CACCAGGACTGTCAGGGTCAGGCACCGGTGGAGGAGTACCGGACATGGGAGGTTCAATCTACAGCAAAACTCAG TCATTTGACAAGCAGGGCTTCCACACGGGGACACCGCCTCCCTTCAGCCTGCCTTCAGCGCTGGGGGGAACAGGGCCCCTGAACCCTGGGGGTGCTCCTGGCTACGCCCCTGCTCCCTTCCTGCACATCCTGCCACCGCACCAACAGCCCCACTCCCAGCTGCTGCACCATCACCTCACACAGGACGGACAG GGTGGTCCTGGTCAGCGCAGTCAGTCCAGCAGCATGCAGCAGAAAAACCAAGGCAACAAGTCCAGCTACGGCACCTCCCCCTACTGGGCCAACTGA